In the Azospirillum formosense genome, one interval contains:
- a CDS encoding MaoC family dehydratase encodes MPDVQEPRTIVADLGRYLEDFTVGDVYEHRPGRTITEADNIQFSLLTMNRHPMHCDHAFAEKSEFGKPLVNSGLTLAMVLGMTVDDVSYKSVANLGWKEIKLVAPVFPGDTIYARSKVLDVRESKKRPTQGIVTTYTEGYKADGTVFVTFERASLVPKRGHGIGD; translated from the coding sequence ATGCCCGATGTTCAGGAACCGCGGACCATCGTCGCCGACCTTGGCCGCTACCTTGAGGATTTCACCGTCGGCGATGTCTACGAGCACCGCCCCGGCCGGACCATCACCGAAGCGGACAACATCCAGTTCAGCCTGCTGACGATGAACCGCCATCCCATGCACTGCGACCACGCCTTCGCCGAGAAGTCGGAGTTCGGCAAGCCGCTGGTCAACAGCGGCCTGACGCTGGCCATGGTGCTGGGCATGACGGTGGACGACGTCTCCTACAAGTCCGTCGCCAACCTCGGCTGGAAGGAGATCAAGCTGGTCGCCCCGGTCTTCCCCGGCGACACGATCTACGCGCGCTCCAAGGTGCTGGACGTCCGCGAATCCAAGAAGCGCCCGACGCAGGGCATCGTGACCACCTACACCGAGGGCTACAAGGCCGACGGCACGGTCTTCGTGACCTTCGAGCGGGCCAGCCTCGTCCCCAAGCGGGGCCACGGCATCGGCGACTGA
- a CDS encoding CoA ester lyase translates to MPNNPQTPATAPESPVRRSYLFVPGARPDRFAKALGAGADAVIIDLEDAVAPGDKDSARAAVGAFLRDHEGAGGPAIFVRTNSVRSRTGLLDILALTDLPDGAAPRWAGILLPKVDGAEDVRLAAGLLDERGLPGALGALIESADGLENVMAIAAASPRLSFLMFGGADLSAELRVPLSWEPLVQARTRIVHAAARFGLDALDMPWIALDDEEGYRQELARSVLHGFTARSAIHPKQITAIHDAYTPSPEAVLRAGRVLAAFEAAGGGVCVLDGKLVERPLVLGSHRILALARRAGML, encoded by the coding sequence ATGCCCAACAATCCGCAAACCCCGGCAACGGCGCCGGAATCGCCGGTCCGCCGCTCCTACCTGTTCGTTCCCGGCGCCCGTCCCGACCGTTTCGCCAAGGCCCTGGGCGCCGGCGCCGACGCGGTGATCATCGATCTTGAGGACGCGGTGGCCCCCGGTGACAAGGACAGCGCCCGCGCCGCCGTCGGCGCCTTCCTGCGGGACCACGAGGGCGCGGGCGGGCCGGCCATTTTCGTTCGAACCAATTCGGTGCGCAGCCGCACCGGCCTGCTCGACATCCTCGCTTTGACCGATCTGCCGGACGGCGCCGCGCCGCGCTGGGCGGGCATTTTGCTGCCGAAGGTGGACGGGGCCGAGGACGTCCGGCTGGCCGCCGGGCTTCTCGACGAACGCGGCCTCCCCGGCGCGCTCGGCGCGCTGATCGAAAGCGCCGACGGGCTGGAGAACGTCATGGCGATCGCCGCGGCCTCCCCCCGCCTGTCCTTCCTGATGTTCGGCGGGGCCGACCTGTCGGCGGAACTGCGAGTCCCGCTGTCCTGGGAGCCGCTGGTGCAGGCCCGCACGCGAATCGTCCACGCCGCCGCCCGATTCGGGCTGGACGCGCTGGACATGCCGTGGATCGCGCTGGACGACGAGGAAGGCTACCGCCAGGAGTTGGCGCGCAGCGTCCTGCACGGCTTCACCGCGCGTTCGGCCATCCACCCCAAGCAGATCACCGCCATCCACGACGCCTACACCCCCTCGCCGGAGGCGGTCCTCCGCGCCGGGCGCGTCCTGGCCGCCTTCGAGGCCGCGGGCGGCGGGGTCTGCGTGCTCGACGGCAAGCTGGTCGAGCGGCCCCTGGTGCTGGGGTCCCATCGAATCCTGGCATTGGCCCGCCGCGCCGGAATGCTGTAG
- a CDS encoding MFS transporter has product MTTQETPPAPFPLLLAEVTSVQTVATLSVLTLATVAPLAAASLGVGSEAVGYQISVIYSAAALVSAFAGLVVRRWGAGTVGVLALGLGLVGCLGLATGSLWVAALASVLLGIGYGLVNPSSSHLLNRFTPPARRNLVFSLKQTGVPLAGVLAGLTLPGIGEIAGWRGAALAVAAMFALLLVLFAPGRRVWDDDRSPGLPIRGNLMEGPRLVWRVPALRGFALMGFFFSAIQLSLMAFTVNMLVHDLHWSIVSAGLAVSVMQAAGAAARIGWGLLADRLRSGVAVLGGIGVLSASAALATAGLGPSWPVPAVIGVLTVFGIAAIGWNGVFLAEVARVAPKGTASTATGGALMFTFSGVVVGPALFATLFNTVGSYGETFALMMAFPLAGAAAVLFWSRRKS; this is encoded by the coding sequence ATGACCACGCAAGAAACCCCGCCCGCCCCCTTTCCGCTGCTGCTGGCGGAGGTGACCAGCGTCCAGACCGTCGCCACCCTGTCGGTTCTGACGCTGGCGACGGTCGCCCCGCTGGCCGCCGCCTCGCTGGGGGTGGGGTCGGAGGCGGTCGGCTACCAGATCAGCGTCATCTACAGCGCCGCCGCCCTGGTGTCGGCCTTCGCCGGCCTGGTGGTCCGCCGCTGGGGCGCCGGCACGGTGGGCGTCCTGGCCCTGGGGCTGGGTCTGGTGGGCTGCCTGGGCCTCGCCACCGGCTCCCTGTGGGTGGCGGCGCTGGCGTCGGTGCTGCTCGGCATCGGCTACGGGCTGGTGAACCCGTCCTCCTCCCACCTGCTGAACCGCTTCACCCCGCCGGCCCGGCGCAATCTGGTCTTCTCGTTGAAGCAGACCGGCGTGCCGCTGGCCGGCGTGCTGGCCGGGCTGACCCTGCCGGGAATCGGCGAGATCGCCGGCTGGCGCGGGGCGGCGCTGGCGGTGGCCGCCATGTTCGCGCTGCTGCTGGTCCTCTTCGCGCCGGGCCGCCGGGTGTGGGACGACGACCGCAGCCCCGGCCTGCCGATCCGCGGCAACCTGATGGAGGGACCGCGGCTGGTCTGGCGGGTGCCGGCGCTGCGCGGCTTCGCGCTGATGGGCTTCTTCTTCTCGGCGATCCAGCTGTCGCTGATGGCCTTCACGGTGAACATGCTGGTGCACGACCTGCACTGGTCCATCGTGTCGGCCGGGCTGGCCGTGTCGGTGATGCAGGCGGCGGGGGCGGCGGCGCGCATCGGCTGGGGGCTGCTGGCCGACCGGCTGCGCTCCGGCGTGGCGGTGCTGGGCGGGATCGGCGTGCTGTCCGCCAGCGCCGCGTTGGCCACCGCCGGTCTGGGGCCAAGTTGGCCGGTGCCCGCGGTGATCGGTGTTCTGACGGTGTTCGGCATCGCCGCCATCGGCTGGAACGGCGTGTTCCTGGCGGAGGTGGCGCGGGTCGCGCCGAAGGGCACCGCCAGCACGGCGACGGGCGGCGCGCTGATGTTCACCTTCTCCGGCGTCGTCGTCGGGCCGGCGCTGTTCGCCACCCTGTTCAACACGGTCGGCAGCTACGGCGAGACCTTCGCCCTGATGATGGCCTTCCCGCTGGCAGGGGCGGCGGCCGTCCTGTTCTGGTCGCGCCGCAAGAGCTGA
- the dctP gene encoding TRAP transporter substrate-binding protein DctP: protein MFNPSMFRPFWAKTLLVGMTVAGLAAGAPGQARAQAAPVEMVMTDEIATSHWTAKMMDEYAALIEERSKGRIKPKVFHSGTLYKDKDAVAALGSGAVHMVWPVSVQLESIAPQYGVVNLPFAVTDAAMSKPETAKEVSKLLSGLVADKGIRVMGLMRTADLIFLFKDKEVASVGDLKGSKIRLTGGRVLQLLMRDFGASPVSMPASEMAAALMQGAIDGIYTSAGGWEMVGTNAAKVASLVPGMSLLTYSVLVDDKWMKGLPDDLRQVVETTTNEIIAKQWQRAIDADKKTMDQMIAQGGRLAVAPEAEQAKFREIANKVNQDYVRRYPEVWKQYQAIVGDKS, encoded by the coding sequence ATGTTCAATCCGTCGATGTTCAGGCCATTTTGGGCGAAGACGCTGCTGGTCGGGATGACCGTGGCCGGGCTGGCCGCCGGGGCGCCGGGTCAGGCCCGGGCGCAGGCGGCGCCGGTCGAGATGGTGATGACGGACGAGATCGCGACGTCCCACTGGACCGCCAAGATGATGGACGAGTATGCGGCTCTGATCGAGGAGCGCTCGAAGGGCCGCATCAAGCCGAAGGTCTTCCACTCCGGCACGCTCTACAAGGACAAGGACGCCGTCGCCGCCCTCGGGTCGGGCGCCGTTCACATGGTCTGGCCGGTCAGCGTGCAGCTTGAGAGCATCGCCCCGCAGTACGGCGTGGTGAACCTGCCCTTCGCCGTCACCGACGCCGCGATGTCCAAGCCGGAAACCGCGAAGGAGGTCTCGAAGCTGCTGTCCGGGCTGGTGGCCGACAAGGGCATCCGCGTCATGGGGCTGATGCGCACCGCCGACCTGATCTTCCTGTTCAAGGACAAGGAGGTCGCCTCCGTCGGGGACCTGAAGGGCAGCAAGATCCGCCTGACCGGCGGCCGCGTCCTGCAGCTTCTGATGCGCGACTTCGGGGCCAGCCCGGTGTCGATGCCCGCCTCCGAAATGGCGGCGGCGCTGATGCAGGGGGCCATCGACGGCATCTACACCTCCGCCGGCGGCTGGGAGATGGTCGGCACCAACGCCGCCAAGGTCGCCTCACTGGTGCCGGGCATGAGCCTGCTCACCTACTCCGTCCTGGTGGACGACAAGTGGATGAAGGGCCTGCCCGACGACCTGCGCCAGGTGGTGGAGACGACCACCAACGAGATCATCGCCAAGCAGTGGCAGCGCGCCATCGACGCCGACAAGAAGACCATGGACCAGATGATCGCCCAGGGCGGGCGGCTGGCCGTGGCTCCCGAGGCGGAGCAGGCGAAGTTCCGCGAGATCGCCAACAAGGTCAACCAGGACTACGTCCGGCGCTACCCTGAGGTCTGGAAGCAGTATCAGGCCATCGTCGGCGACAAGAGCTGA
- a CDS encoding SDR family oxidoreductase: MMGDKVAIITAGGSGMGAAAARRLAADGFKIAVLSSSGKGEALAEELGGIGVTGSNQSAEDLERLVTRTMERWGRIDALVNSAGHGPRKPLLELSDEDWHKGIEVYFLNVVRAVRLVTPVMVRQKGGTIINISTAWAFEPSPMFPTSAVARAGLASFTKLFADQYAPDNVRMNNVLPGWIDSLPATEERRQGVPMARYGKSEEIAATVAFLASEGAGYITGQNIRVDGGLMRSV; this comes from the coding sequence ATCATGGGCGATAAGGTTGCCATCATCACCGCGGGCGGCAGCGGCATGGGCGCCGCGGCGGCGCGGCGCCTCGCGGCGGACGGATTCAAGATCGCGGTGCTGTCCTCCTCCGGCAAGGGCGAGGCTCTGGCCGAGGAACTGGGCGGGATCGGCGTCACCGGCTCGAACCAGTCCGCCGAGGATCTGGAGCGGCTGGTGACCCGGACGATGGAGCGCTGGGGCCGCATCGACGCGCTGGTGAACAGCGCCGGCCATGGCCCGCGCAAGCCGCTTCTGGAGCTGTCCGACGAGGACTGGCACAAGGGGATCGAGGTTTATTTCCTGAACGTCGTCCGCGCCGTCCGGCTGGTCACCCCGGTCATGGTTCGGCAGAAGGGCGGGACGATCATCAACATCTCGACCGCCTGGGCCTTCGAGCCGAGCCCGATGTTCCCGACCTCCGCCGTGGCGCGGGCCGGTCTGGCCTCCTTCACCAAGCTGTTCGCGGACCAGTACGCCCCCGACAATGTGCGGATGAACAACGTGCTGCCCGGCTGGATCGACAGCCTGCCGGCGACGGAGGAGCGGCGCCAGGGCGTGCCGATGGCCCGCTACGGCAAGAGCGAGGAGATCGCGGCGACCGTCGCCTTCCTCGCCTCCGAGGGGGCCGGCTACATCACCGGGCAGAACATCCGGGTGGACGGCGGCCTCATGCGGTCGGTCTGA
- a CDS encoding glycosyltransferase family 9 protein produces the protein MTDAVFDLSSARRILVVKLDEAGDFVLATPFLRGLRVSAPQARIVLAVRPAVADLAATCPRVDAVVAPHPKPGGGIDLRGVTPGGAAAFAEAFRAGFDLTLVPRYDFDRHGATALAANSRARAVVGFSESVTPWKASGNAGFDRAYTHRLTPPPGRHEVEQNLALLRFAGGVPDGDGVELCLTAEDRAEAARRLAVAAGERIIAVAPGAAAARREYPVERLAAVVAVVAIALGARVAVLGTELERAAADRIAAALPGRVTDLTGRTGLRVAAAVIERTVGLIAMDSGPAHLGAAVGVPVAVFSCHPEGGDPNHFHAPERFRPWCERALVLRPAAALAPCVADSCTAAEAHCIASIPPELSAARILALFGGAGGAPF, from the coding sequence ATGACGGACGCCGTCTTCGACCTTTCGTCCGCCCGGCGCATCCTGGTGGTGAAGCTGGACGAGGCGGGCGACTTCGTGCTCGCCACGCCCTTCCTGCGCGGGCTGCGGGTCTCGGCGCCGCAGGCGCGCATCGTGCTGGCGGTGCGCCCGGCGGTGGCCGACCTCGCCGCGACCTGCCCGCGCGTCGATGCGGTGGTGGCGCCGCACCCGAAGCCGGGGGGCGGCATCGATCTGCGCGGCGTCACGCCCGGCGGCGCCGCGGCCTTCGCGGAGGCGTTCCGCGCCGGATTCGACCTGACGCTGGTCCCCCGCTACGACTTCGACCGCCACGGCGCCACGGCGCTCGCCGCGAACAGCCGCGCCCGCGCCGTGGTCGGTTTCTCCGAGAGCGTCACGCCCTGGAAGGCGTCGGGCAACGCCGGCTTCGACCGGGCCTACACCCACCGGCTGACGCCGCCGCCCGGCCGCCACGAGGTGGAGCAGAACCTCGCCCTGCTGCGCTTCGCCGGAGGGGTTCCGGACGGCGACGGGGTGGAGTTGTGTCTGACCGCGGAGGACCGGGCGGAGGCCGCCCGCCGGCTGGCCGTGGCGGCGGGGGAGCGGATCATCGCCGTGGCGCCGGGAGCCGCCGCCGCGCGCCGCGAATACCCCGTGGAGCGGCTGGCGGCGGTGGTCGCCGTGGTGGCCATCGCGCTCGGCGCGCGGGTGGCGGTTCTCGGCACGGAGCTGGAGCGCGCGGCGGCAGATCGGATCGCCGCCGCCCTGCCGGGGCGGGTGACCGACCTCACCGGGCGGACCGGCCTGCGCGTGGCGGCGGCGGTGATCGAGCGGACGGTGGGGCTGATCGCCATGGATTCCGGCCCGGCCCATCTGGGGGCCGCCGTGGGCGTGCCGGTCGCCGTCTTCTCCTGCCATCCGGAGGGCGGGGATCCCAATCATTTCCATGCGCCGGAGCGCTTCCGTCCCTGGTGCGAACGGGCGCTGGTGTTGCGGCCCGCGGCGGCGCTCGCGCCCTGCGTGGCGGACAGCTGCACGGCGGCGGAAGCGCATTGCATCGCCTCGATCCCGCCGGAACTGTCGGCGGCGCGCATCCTCGCTTTGTTCGGCGGGGCCGGCGGCGCGCCGTTCTGA
- a CDS encoding tetratricopeptide repeat protein, translating into MSASRDSSPASLQETLTQAVVHHQNGRLAEARLLYERVLRRIPDQSDALHLLGLLTAQTGDPEPGIALIRKAVAQDGAQPVFRLNLGRVLESAGRWAEAAEAYGHAARLAPLVPDHHRLEAAAHGTLGRAEAAARSFRRLLALAPEDGEAANALADALYDLGRPGPAADWYGRASALAPGAVLAVYNQGAALRDAGRPRDALAAFRRAAALAPLLVQAREQVTGLCHALGDMAGAAEAGRRLMALEPGHAEAAKILGAALAAAGPWRAGAAWLERAAALAPAPDALLVLGNLWQERGHPAAAPRCYRRALALAPESAPALTGLGMALSALGAMEEAATAARRAVRADPEEAGHALNAGAVRHRAKHSEAAQAWFRRAVVLQPDGAAGWTNLGTHAIEAGAFDEALTLLGRALALRTAEREALASSNLGVALMALGRHGEAVAALRAALDRAPGDAEVRSNLLFCLCFAEEAELGAVFEEHRRFERAVMPAPPAAPRLGAVDRDPERRLRVGYLSPDFQRYPGPGYHFLLPLIEGHDRSAVEVTGYYADLPKDAATARFAALADRWRAVAAMPDDELERLIRADGIDVLVDCGGHMSRNRMPLFIRRPAPVQVSLPLYPNTTGLTAMDYQFSDHRFAGAGADALHAEKLIRLPGSVLCYRPAESAAVPPDRPPVETTVFSPSAPSTT; encoded by the coding sequence ATGAGCGCCAGCCGCGATTCATCCCCCGCCTCGCTCCAGGAGACGCTGACGCAGGCCGTCGTCCACCACCAGAACGGACGGCTGGCGGAGGCTCGGCTCCTCTACGAGCGGGTGCTGCGCCGGATCCCGGACCAGAGCGACGCGCTGCATCTGCTGGGCCTGCTCACGGCGCAGACCGGCGATCCGGAACCCGGAATCGCGCTGATCCGCAAGGCCGTGGCGCAGGACGGCGCCCAGCCGGTCTTCCGCCTCAACCTCGGCCGCGTGCTGGAGTCGGCGGGGCGCTGGGCGGAGGCGGCGGAGGCCTACGGTCACGCCGCCCGCCTCGCCCCGCTGGTTCCCGACCATCACCGGCTGGAGGCCGCCGCCCACGGCACGCTGGGCCGGGCGGAGGCCGCGGCGCGGTCCTTCCGCCGCCTGCTGGCGCTGGCGCCGGAGGACGGGGAGGCGGCCAACGCCTTGGCCGACGCGCTGTACGACCTGGGACGGCCCGGCCCGGCGGCGGACTGGTACGGGCGGGCGTCGGCGCTCGCCCCCGGCGCGGTGCTGGCCGTCTACAACCAGGGGGCCGCGCTGCGCGACGCCGGGCGCCCGCGCGACGCGCTCGCCGCCTTCCGCCGCGCCGCCGCCCTGGCGCCGCTGCTGGTCCAGGCGCGGGAGCAGGTGACCGGCCTGTGCCACGCGCTGGGCGACATGGCCGGCGCGGCCGAGGCCGGGCGCCGGCTGATGGCGCTGGAGCCGGGCCACGCCGAGGCTGCGAAGATCCTGGGTGCGGCTCTGGCCGCGGCGGGGCCCTGGCGGGCGGGGGCGGCGTGGCTGGAGCGGGCGGCGGCGCTGGCCCCGGCCCCCGACGCCCTGCTGGTTCTCGGCAACCTGTGGCAGGAGCGGGGGCATCCCGCGGCGGCGCCGCGCTGCTACCGGCGCGCCCTGGCGCTGGCCCCGGAGTCCGCCCCGGCGCTGACCGGGCTGGGCATGGCGCTGTCGGCCCTGGGCGCGATGGAGGAGGCCGCGACCGCCGCCCGCCGCGCCGTCCGCGCCGACCCGGAGGAGGCGGGCCACGCCCTCAACGCCGGGGCCGTCCGGCACCGGGCCAAGCATTCCGAGGCCGCCCAGGCGTGGTTCCGCCGCGCGGTGGTCCTGCAGCCCGACGGCGCCGCCGGCTGGACCAACCTCGGCACCCACGCCATCGAGGCGGGCGCCTTCGACGAGGCGCTGACCCTGCTGGGGCGGGCGTTGGCGCTGCGCACGGCGGAGCGGGAGGCGCTGGCCAGCTCCAACCTGGGGGTCGCGCTGATGGCGCTGGGCCGCCACGGCGAGGCGGTGGCTGCCCTGCGCGCCGCGCTGGACCGCGCGCCGGGGGACGCGGAGGTGCGCTCCAACCTGCTGTTCTGCCTGTGCTTCGCCGAGGAGGCGGAGCTGGGCGCGGTGTTCGAGGAGCATCGGCGGTTCGAGCGCGCCGTGATGCCGGCGCCGCCGGCCGCCCCGCGCCTCGGCGCGGTGGACCGCGATCCGGAGCGCCGTCTGCGCGTCGGTTACCTGTCGCCGGATTTCCAGCGCTACCCGGGGCCGGGCTACCATTTCCTGCTGCCGCTGATCGAAGGCCACGACCGGTCGGCGGTGGAGGTGACCGGCTATTACGCCGACCTGCCGAAGGATGCCGCGACGGCCCGCTTCGCGGCGCTGGCCGACCGCTGGCGCGCCGTCGCGGCGATGCCGGACGACGAGCTGGAGCGGCTGATCCGGGCGGACGGCATCGACGTGCTGGTGGACTGCGGCGGGCACATGTCGCGCAACCGCATGCCGCTGTTCATCCGCCGCCCGGCGCCCGTGCAGGTCAGCCTGCCGCTCTACCCCAACACGACGGGGCTGACGGCGATGGACTACCAGTTCTCCGACCACCGCTTCGCCGGGGCGGGCGCGGACGCCCTGCACGCGGAGAAGCTGATCCGCCTACCGGGCAGCGTGCTGTGCTACCGCCCCGCGGAGTCCGCCGCCGTGCCGCCGGACCGCCCGCCGGTGGAGACGACGGTGTTTTCACCTTCGGCTCCTTCAACAACCTGA
- a CDS encoding RNA polymerase sigma factor: protein MAVIDEDDDETLMTETAAGNRAAFDRLTRRHLRRSLALAHRVVGNANDAEEIVQDAFLQIWTHADRWRGDGTRFSTWLYRIVVNRSIDYRRRKSFQPLNDAVEVADPAVGADGLLAERQLGAAVDAAIAALPERQRAALSLCYYQEMSCAEASEVLKVSVSAMESLLVRARRMVRTRLNSLIRQKDGDEK from the coding sequence GTGGCGGTGATCGACGAGGACGACGACGAAACGCTGATGACCGAGACGGCCGCGGGGAATCGGGCCGCCTTCGACCGGCTGACCCGCCGTCACCTGCGCCGGAGCCTCGCGCTCGCCCACCGGGTGGTCGGGAACGCGAACGACGCGGAGGAGATCGTGCAGGACGCCTTCCTGCAGATCTGGACGCACGCCGACCGCTGGCGCGGCGATGGGACGCGCTTTTCCACGTGGCTCTACCGGATCGTCGTCAACCGCTCGATCGACTACCGGCGCCGCAAGAGCTTCCAGCCCCTGAACGACGCCGTCGAGGTGGCCGACCCGGCCGTCGGCGCCGACGGGCTGCTGGCCGAACGCCAGCTCGGTGCGGCGGTGGACGCGGCGATCGCCGCCTTGCCGGAACGGCAGCGGGCGGCGCTCAGCCTGTGCTACTACCAGGAGATGAGCTGCGCGGAAGCATCGGAGGTTCTGAAGGTCTCGGTTTCGGCCATGGAAAGCCTGCTGGTCCGGGCGCGGCGGATGGTCCGCACCCGTCTCAACTCCCTGATCCGTCAGAAGGACGGCGACGAGAAATGA
- a CDS encoding periplasmic heavy metal sensor gives MSRPVSGPAALRPSGRHPGAGAAAPRRWPWYLLVGSLAMNMLLGGILAAQALHLLPPPPPPDPGQGIARFVERAEHGLSPADAAILRSGYEAERATVERMQENMDSMRRHLRDSMQAPSFDPDGLRRALEKAHATEAALRDRLDSRVIEVLGRLSPEGRRKLLEMGPPR, from the coding sequence ATGAGCCGGCCCGTCAGCGGTCCCGCCGCCCTCCGGCCATCGGGACGCCATCCGGGAGCCGGCGCCGCGGCGCCGCGCCGCTGGCCCTGGTATCTCCTGGTCGGCTCGCTCGCCATGAACATGCTTCTGGGCGGCATCCTGGCCGCGCAGGCGCTGCACCTCCTGCCGCCGCCCCCGCCGCCCGATCCCGGCCAGGGGATCGCGCGCTTCGTCGAGCGCGCCGAGCACGGGCTGTCTCCCGCCGACGCGGCGATCCTGCGGAGCGGCTACGAGGCGGAGCGCGCGACGGTCGAGCGCATGCAGGAGAACATGGACTCCATGCGCCGTCACCTTCGCGACAGCATGCAGGCGCCCAGCTTCGACCCGGACGGCCTGCGCCGCGCCCTTGAAAAGGCCCACGCGACCGAGGCCGCGCTGCGCGACCGGCTGGACAGCCGCGTGATCGAGGTGCTCGGCCGATTGTCGCCGGAGGGACGCCGCAAGCTGCTGGAGATGGGACCGCCCCGTTAG
- a CDS encoding ankyrin repeat domain-containing protein — protein sequence MGAQGEPQRGPRPELDEDTIAFAGKLFHWARSGGTAELTELLEMGLPPNLRNDKGDSLLMLASYHGHAELARNLMRHGADPELANDRGQTPLAAAAFKGDEAVLRVLLEEGAAVDGCGPDGRTALMTAAMFDRVGMVEVLLARGADPDARDARGLTAREAALAMGAANAAARLESARLASGGQAG from the coding sequence ATGGGAGCGCAGGGGGAGCCGCAACGGGGGCCGCGCCCGGAACTCGACGAGGACACCATCGCCTTCGCCGGCAAGCTGTTCCACTGGGCGCGGTCCGGCGGCACCGCCGAACTGACCGAGCTGCTGGAGATGGGCCTGCCGCCCAACCTGCGCAACGACAAGGGCGACAGCCTGCTGATGCTGGCGAGTTACCATGGCCATGCCGAACTGGCCCGCAACCTGATGCGCCACGGCGCCGATCCGGAGCTGGCGAACGACCGCGGGCAGACGCCGCTGGCCGCCGCCGCCTTCAAGGGGGACGAGGCTGTGCTGCGGGTTCTGCTGGAGGAGGGGGCCGCGGTGGACGGCTGCGGGCCGGACGGGCGGACGGCGCTGATGACCGCCGCCATGTTCGACCGGGTGGGCATGGTGGAGGTTCTGCTGGCCCGCGGCGCCGACCCCGACGCGCGGGACGCCCGCGGCCTGACCGCCCGCGAGGCGGCGCTTGCCATGGGGGCCGCCAACGCCGCCGCCCGGCTGGAGTCCGCACGGCTGGCCTCTGGCGGACAGGCCGGCTAG
- the gcvA gene encoding transcriptional regulator GcvA, whose amino-acid sequence MRRALPPLHALRAFEAAARHESFSKAADELCVTQGAVSRQIMGLEEWLGVPLFRRLTRRVELTDDGRALLPVLSESFDRIAGTAARLAARGRDLRIRVAFSFGIRWLMPRLVRFQARHPDVQVRVTVAWSCGLELDPQEFDAAITYCREVPPGLSAVEVLPERLTVVCPPALAERLREPMDLGAIPLLHGCSEGRDWRVWLAAAGLPFFEALRQGAVFDAMDPAMQAAAAGMGATVADRMLCAEDMAAGRLVLPFPEIEASSGSYWFVCPEGMQERPAVAAFRGWLLEEARDEMAQQSAAAVVSPV is encoded by the coding sequence ATGCGGCGTGCCCTGCCGCCCCTTCACGCCCTGCGCGCCTTCGAGGCGGCGGCACGCCACGAGAGCTTCTCCAAGGCGGCGGACGAGCTGTGCGTGACCCAGGGCGCCGTCAGCCGGCAGATCATGGGGCTGGAGGAGTGGCTGGGCGTGCCGCTGTTCCGGCGGTTGACCCGGCGGGTCGAGCTGACCGACGACGGGCGCGCCCTGCTGCCCGTGCTGTCGGAGTCCTTCGACCGCATCGCCGGGACGGCGGCGCGACTGGCGGCGCGCGGGCGGGACCTGCGGATCCGGGTGGCCTTCTCCTTCGGCATCCGCTGGCTGATGCCGCGGCTGGTCCGCTTCCAGGCGCGCCACCCCGACGTGCAGGTGCGGGTGACCGTCGCCTGGAGCTGCGGACTGGAGCTGGACCCCCAGGAATTCGACGCCGCCATCACCTATTGCCGGGAGGTGCCGCCCGGCCTCTCCGCCGTTGAGGTGCTGCCGGAGCGCCTGACCGTCGTCTGCCCGCCGGCCCTGGCGGAGCGGTTGCGGGAACCGATGGACCTCGGCGCCATCCCCCTGCTGCACGGCTGTTCGGAGGGGCGGGACTGGCGGGTCTGGCTGGCCGCGGCGGGGCTGCCCTTCTTCGAGGCGCTGCGCCAGGGCGCGGTGTTCGACGCCATGGACCCGGCGATGCAGGCCGCCGCCGCCGGGATGGGCGCCACCGTCGCCGACCGCATGCTGTGCGCCGAGGACATGGCGGCGGGGCGCCTCGTCCTGCCCTTCCCGGAGATCGAGGCGTCGTCCGGCAGCTACTGGTTCGTCTGCCCGGAAGGGATGCAGGAGCGTCCGGCCGTCGCCGCCTTCCGCGGCTGGCTGCTGGAGGAGGCGCGCGACGAGATGGCGCAACAAAGTGCTGCGGCGGTTGTTTCCCCGGTTTGA
- a CDS encoding DUF1127 domain-containing protein: protein MTSMSGTHDKRRSGTTVGLTATPTAGSWLARLNGWRERRALRRALARMDAHLWADLGFDEAAAREEMDKPFWKG, encoded by the coding sequence ATGACGAGCATGAGCGGAACGCACGACAAGCGGCGCAGCGGAACGACCGTCGGCCTCACCGCCACCCCCACGGCCGGCTCCTGGCTCGCCCGCCTGAACGGCTGGCGGGAGCGGCGGGCCTTGCGGCGCGCCCTGGCCCGCATGGACGCGCATCTCTGGGCCGACCTCGGCTTCGACGAGGCGGCGGCGCGCGAGGAGATGGACAAGCCGTTCTGGAAAGGGTGA